A genomic segment from Lutzomyia longipalpis isolate SR_M1_2022 chromosome 3, ASM2433408v1 encodes:
- the LOC129793987 gene encoding trypsin 5G1-like, translated as MHSVAILCLLPLAVLAGPAFLPRPRLDGRIVGGFEVDIRHVPYQVSLQTSGHFCGGSIISHNFVFTAAHCTDGQDASRLKVRVGSNEHGTGGDFFKVKKVHQHPSFNYQTVDYDFSLLELEESITFNSVRYPVRLPEKDDDVYDGALLLVSGWGNTQSSQESNKHLRATVVPKYNDEQCNKAYTQYGGITKTMICAGFEEGGKDACQGDSGGPLTHGDVLVGVVSWGFGCAEPKYPGVYSRVSSVREWVHGIVGF; from the exons atgcattcTGTAGCTATTTTGTGCCTTCTTCCTTTGGCTGTCTTAGCCGGTCCTGCTTTTCTTCCACGCCCAAGGCTCGATGGAAGGATTGTTGGTGGCTTCGAAGTGGACATTCGTCACGTTCCGTACCAAGTTTCACTCCAGACTTCCGGACACTTCTGCGGTGGCTCAATCATTTCCCACAACTTTGTCTTCACAGCTGCCCATTGCACTGA TGGTCAAGATGCTTCACGTCTAAAGGTGCGAGTTGGATCAAACGAACACGGAACTGGAGGAGATTTCTTCAAGGTTAAGAAGGTTCATCAGCATCCATCATTCAACTACCAAACTGTGGACTATGACTTCTCCCTTCTTGAACTCGAGGAATCCATCACATTCAACAGTGTACGCTACCCTGTTCGACTCCCTGAGAAAGATGATGATGTCTATGATGGTGCTCTTTTGCTTGTTTCCGGATGGGGTAATACCCAGAGCAGCCAGGAGAGCAATAAACATTTGAGAGCTACTGTTGTGCCAAAGTACAACGATGAACAATGCAATAAGGCCTACACCCAATATGGCGGCATTACAAAGACCATGATCTGCGCTGGATTTGAAGAGGGCGGCAAGGACGCCTGCCAAG GTGATTCCGGTGGTCCATTGACTCATGGAGATGTCCTTGTTGGTGTTGTTTCCTGGGGATTTGGATGTGCTGAACCAAAATATCCCGGTGTTTACTCCCGTGTTTCTTCCGTTCGTGAATGGGTTCATGGAATCGTTGGTTTCTAA
- the LOC129793990 gene encoding tetraspanin-7 has protein sequence MRSCGMNFIKTILFIFNFIFAISGLGVLIAGALVLADVGEFSHFIEGRVVAPPIVLIVVGALVFLVASLGCYGAIRESPPLLTLFAVCLAIIFIVELAVGIAAIAFKSDLEQAIRTTLQKSIRNSNAEDLSAWDNVQKKLHCCGLDGPADWVDLSRDRYLRPSCCRPEYIDAQSKDCRNALPLHKDKYYQDGCADKLKMRVDSNASILIGVGIGIAFIQILGIILACLLANAIRNENAK, from the exons ATGAGGTCCTGTggaatgaatttcattaaaacaattttatttatttttaatttcatttttgca ATTTCTGGGCTTGGCGTCCTCATTGCTGGAGCGCTCGTTCTTGCGGATGTTGGTGAATTCAGCCATTTCATTGAAGGTCGCGTCGTGGCACCCCCAATTGTCCTCATTGTCGTTGGTGCTCTGGTCTTTTTGGTTGCCTCCCTGGGTTGCTACGGCGCAATTCGGGAGTCACCACCCCTCCTGACTCTT TTTGCTGTGTGCCTCGCAATCATTTTCATCGTGGAACTTGCCGTTGGTATTGCGGCCATTGCCTTCAAGTCAGACCTGGAACAGGCCATACGTACCACCCTGCAGAAGTCCATTCGCAATTCCAATGCAGAAGATCTCAGTGCATGGGACAATGTGCAGAAGAAGCTTCATTGCTGCGGACTCGATGGCCCTGCTGATTGGGTTGATCTCAGCCGTGATCGGTACCTCAGGCCAAGTTGCTGCCGACCAGAGTACATTGATGCCCAGTCAAAGGACTGCAGGAATGCCCTACCCTTGCACAAAGACAAATACTACCAG GATGGTTGTGCGGATAAGCTGAAGATGCGCGTGGATTCCAATGCATCCATCCTCATTGGTGTTGGAATTGGCATTGCATTCATACAAATTCTAGGTATAATCCTTGCGTGCCTTCTTGCAAATGCCATTCGCAATGAGAATGCaaagtaa
- the LOC129793988 gene encoding RING finger protein narya-like, with protein sequence MDPFCNICFKNFQAAKCELFCTDCQHVICQECLKGRDFCGMCNKKCRLMKISNTMPQNMKKFFTDVRPELTGVIKIVKFQDAQRAIGVNHAQRILKEYYDSKRRLEAIKKEYDELGKEFAKVKQEERSSAGSNRGSFSTLRTPQSSVSGNSGFSGSSFTRNVNTVEEGVMMDTSLWNSPASSMGKSFDLNTMSNLTLGPRRSLGTSSLRNKFQK encoded by the exons ATGGAtcctttttgcaatatttgctTCAAGAATTTTCAGGCGGCAAAGTGTGAGCTCTTCTGCACTGATTGCCAGCACGTAATCTGCCAG GAATGTCTCAAGGGGAGAGATTTTTGCGGGATGTGCAACAAGAAATGCCGCCTGATGAAGATCTCCAACACCATGCCACAgaatatgaagaaattctttacgGATGTACGTCCCGAATTAACAGGTGTCATAAAGATTGTAAAGTTTCAGGATGCCCAGAGGGCCATTGGAGTGAATCACGCCCAGAGGATCCTCAAGGAATACTATGATTCAAAGAGACGCCTCGAGGCTATCAAGAAGGAGTACGATGAGCTGGGTAAGGAATTTGCAAAGGTCAAGCAGGAGGAGAGATCATCCGCCGGCAGCAATCGTGGAAGTTTCTCAACTTTGCGAACACCCCAATCATCCGTGTCCGGGAATTCCG GATTTTCGGGATCTTCCTTCACGAGGAACGTGAATACTGTTGAGGAAGGAGTCATGATGGATACATCGCTGTGGAACTCTCCAGCTTCATCAATGGGGAAGTCCTTTGATTTGAATACAATGTCCAACCTAACGCTTGGACCACGTCGTTCTTTGGGCACTTCCAGCCTCCGCAACAAGTTCCAGAAGTAA